Within the Tistrella mobilis genome, the region TTCGCCGCGGCGCCGGCGCCAGAAGCGCTCGAAGACCTGTTCGCGCTCGTCCTCGGGGATGCCGGGGCCCTGGTCCGAGATGGTGATCGCCACCACAGACGGAAGACCTGCTGCCGGATCTGCGGGCCGCGCCTCGGCTGCCATGAGGACGCGGGTGTCGACAGGGGTGAAGCGCAGCGCATTGCCGAGCAGGTTGTAGAGGGCCTGACGCAGGCGCAGGCCGTCGGCATCGATCGTGCCGCATTCTGGCGGACAGTCCAGATCGATCGACACCGAGGCGGCCTTGGCGCGCTGGCGGGCGAGATCCGCCACCGACCGCAAAAGCTGGCAGACATCCACCGGGCGACGGTTGAGGGTGACGTCACCCGCATCGATGGAGGCAAGGTCGATCATGTCGTTGATCAGCACCAGCAGATGTTCCGAGGCATGCACGATATCTTCGGCATAGCCGCGCTGGCGCAGGTTCAGCGGCCCGGCCATTTCGCTGGCCAGAAGCTGGGCGAAGCCGATCACCGAATTCAGCGGGGTGCGCAACTCGTAGGAGACATGGGCCACAAATTCGGATTTGAGGCGATCGGCTTCGGCAAGGGCCGCGGCCTTGTCGCGCAGGGCACGTTCCACCCGGATGGTATCGGTGACATCGGCGAGCGACACCAGGGCGGCGCCGTCCGGAAGCGGGGTGGCGGCGATGGAGAAGAAGCGGTCGCCGGCGAGTTCAAGCGTCATCTCGCCCCGGCGGCGTTCGACCAGGGCCTCGTCCACCACCTGCCGGACCAGCTCCAGATCGTCGGCGCGGGTGGCGAGCGGTCGGGCGGCATCCAGCAGCTGGCCGAGCGGTGTTTCGATCGAGACCTGATCGGGCCGGGCCTCCAGCAATCGGGCGAAGGTCTGATTGGCGAGGCCGAGCCGACCATCGGAGCGGAACACCGCCAGTCCCTCTGCCAGGGCATCGATGGTCGCGCGCTGCACGGCGATCAGGGTGTTGTAGGACCGCTCCAGCGCCAGCCGGTCGCTGACATCCTCGTAGATGTGGACCAGCCCGCCCTGGCGGTGGGGAGCGATGATGACGTGGAGCGTGCGGCCGTCGGGCAGATGGACCAGTTCCTCCATCGGCGCGAACAGGCTGGTATAGAGCGCCAGCCGGTCGCGCTTCCAGGCCGGGAAGTTCACCACCTCGGGCAGGCGCCGGCTTTCGCGCAGGCGTTCAAGCAGCTCGCCTTCCCGCGGGCGCTGGTCCAGAAAGGCGGCATCCAGATGCCACAGCCGGGCGAAGGCCCCGTTCCAGAAGGTCAGGCGCATATCGGCGCCGAAGACCGCAATGCCGCTGGTGACGCTTTCGAAGGCTTCGATATAGCCGGCTTCCACCCGCTCCATCGCCGCTTCCGCTTCGGCGAGCGCCGTGGCGTCGAGAGCGAGGCCCACGGCAGGTCGGTCGGTTCCGGGCGGAATCTCCAGGATCTCGTATACCCGGCGCACGCCGTCGGTCACCACGGCGCGGCGTTCGCGCATCGGCAGGCCGCGATCGCGGGCGGTGCGGGCAAGAGCCCGGGCCTGGGCGATCAGGGCGCGGTTGGCGAATTCCGGCCGTTCATGCCCGTCATCGCCCAGCTGAAAAGCATCGAAGGCGGCGTTGTGGCCATCGATCGCGCCGCTGATGTCGCGCCACCAGACCGGCAAAGGCAGGGCATCGAGCAGGGCCGTGGCGGCATCTGCCCGCGCCGAGGCGGTCTCGGCGGCGACGGCAGCCGCTTCATGGGCGCGGCGTTCGGCGGCGAGCTCACGCTCGATCGATTGCAGGCGTTCGGCAATGGCTCGCCCACGCGCACGCAGCCTGATTGCGTACACGGCAAGGCCGGCCGAAAGGGCCGTCATGACTGCGGCGACGACGATCGGATCCATGGCCCGAGTTTAGCAGTCATGGCCGGGGCCGCAATCACGACACCGCACGGATCGTGCCATTGGCCCTGAACGCGACGCCGCCGCCGGGCGGACCCGGCGGCGGCGCAAGGGTGATGCGATCCCGCGAGGCGGGCGTCGCTCAGTAGCGGTAGTATTCCGGCTTGAACGGGCCTTCCGCCGGCACGCCGATATACTGCGCCTGCTTGTCGCTGAGCCTGGTCAGCTTCACGCCCAGCTTGTCGAGATGCAGCGCCGCCACCTTCTCGTCCAGATGCTTGGGCAGGGTGTAGACCTTGCGCTCATAGGCCTGGGCGTTGTTCCAGAGCTCGATCTGCGCCAGGACCTGATTGGTGAACGACGCGCTCATCACGAAGCTCGGATGGCCCGTGGCGCAGCCCAGGTTCACCAGACGACCCTTGGCGAGCAGGATCAGGCGCTTGCCACCGGGCAGCGTGATCTCATCGACCTGCGGCTTGATCTCGTTCCACTCGTAATTGTGCAGGGCCGAGACCTGAATCTCGCTGTCGAAGTGGCCGATATTGCAGACGATCGCCCGGTCCTTCATCTCACGCATATGGTCGAGCGTGATGATGTCGACATTGCCGGTGGCGGTGACGAAGATGTCGCCCTGCGGCGCCGCCTCGTCCATGGTCGTGACCTGATAGCCGTCCATGGCGGCCTGCAGGGCGCAGATCGGGTCGATCTCGGTGACCAGCACCCGGGCGCCCTGGCCGCGCAGCGCCTCGGCCGAGCCCTTGCCGACATCGCCATAGCCCGCAACCACGGCCACCTTGCCGGCCAGCATCACGTCGGTCGCGCGCTTGATGCCGTCGATCAGGCTTTCGCGGCAGCCATAGAGGTTGTCGAACTTCGACTTGGTGACGCTGTCGTTCACATTGATCGCCGGGCAGGCCAGCTTGCCGGTCTTGGCCATCTCGTAGAGGCGCAGCACGCCGGTCGTGGTCTCTTCCGAGATGCCGCGGACCTCGTTCATCAGCTCCGGATACTTCTGGTGCATGATGAGGGTCAGGTCGCCGCCGTCGTCCAGGATCATGTTCGGGGTCCAGCCATCGGGCCCCTTGATGGTCTGCTCGACGCACCACTCGTATTCCTCTTCGGTCTCACCCTTCCAGGCGAAGACCGGGATGCCGGCGGCGGCGATGCCGGCCGCTGCCTGATCCTGGGTCGAGAAGATGTTGCACGACGACCAGCGGACCTCGGCGCCCAGCGCGATCAGGGTCTCGATCAGCACGGCGGTCTGAATGGTCATGTGCAGGCAGCCGGCGATCCGCGCACCCGCCAGCGGCTTCGACGCGCCATATTCATCGCGCAGCGCCATCAGCCCCGGCATTTCGGTCTCGGCCAGCGAGATCTCCTTGCGGCCCCACTCGGCGAGGGCGATGTCCTTGACCTTGTAGTCCGTGAACGTGGTCATCGAGGGCGCTCCTGATGGGCATAGCGGCTTTGCCGGGAAACCGGCAGACGTCTCTCCCACTGGTTATAGCCCTGGCCGGCCTGATCGGGCAAGGGAATATAAAGCTATCTTTATATGGTAATATGCCGCCGCATGCGGGCCGGGCCATGAAAAAACCCGCCGGAACGGCGGGTCGGCAGGGCCGGATGCGCGGAAGACCGCCTATTCATCCTCGTCGAAGCGGTTGCCGATCAGCATGACCAGGGCATCCATGGCCTGGGGGGCGTCCGCACCGGCGGCTTCGATATCGATGGTGCAGCCCGGGCTTGCGGCCAGCATCATCAGCCCCATGATCGACCGGCCCGACACGGTCTGGCCGCAGCGGGTGACCTCGATTTCGGCCGAGAAACTGTCGGCCGTCTTGACGAATTTCGCAGCCGCGCGTGCATGCAGGCCGCGGCGGTTGATGATCTCGACGGTGCGCTTCAGGCGATCGCCCGAGGGGGCGGCGGACTGGCTCATCGGGCGGGGGCTCCCTCGGGTCAGCGGCCGTCGCCGGCGAGCAGGGTGCTCGCGACGTTGATGTATTTGCGCCCGGCGTCCTGGGCGCTGGCCACGGCCTTGGCGAGCGGCTCGGTCTCGCGCACGCTGGCGAGCTTGATCAGCATCGGCAGGTTCACGCCGGCGATCACCTCGACATGGGCCCGATCCAGGATCGAGATCGCGAGGTTGGAGGGGGTGCCACCGAACATGTCGGTCAGGACGATCACGCCATCGCCGCCGTCGACGGCGGCCACCGCGTCGATGATGTCCTGGCGGCGCTTTTCCATGTCGTCGTCGGGGCCGATGCAGATCGCCTTCATGGCCTTCTGAGGGCCGACGACATGTTCGGTTGCTGCCACGAATTCGTCGGCGAGCCGGCCGTGCGTCACCAGTACCAGACCGATCATCGGTTCCGTCGTCACCTTGTTGTGGAGGCTCCGGCACCGCCCGCCATCGTGGCCGCGCGCCGGGGCCCCTCAGTTCAGGGGCAGCCACCTGCCGGCGAAGGCGCGCAATGCCGCCTCAGACCGGTTTCGCAGCCGGGGATCCCGTTCGCGCCAGATCCGCGTCGGGCATGTCGCGATGGCGTACTGTAACCCGCCACCCGTCCTGCCTCAATTCCTCTGCGAGACGTTCGGTGACGAAGACCGAGCGGTGTTTGCCGCCGGTGCAGCCCACCGCCACCGTCAGATAGGATTTGCCCTCGCGGGCATAGGCCGGCAGCAGCAGGCGGATGAGGTCCAGCATCCGGTCGAAGAAGGGGGCGAACAGCGGATCGGCCGCGACATGGGCGCCCACCGACGGATCCAGACCGGTAAGCGGCCGCAGCAGCGGATCGTAATGCGGATTGGCCAGAAACCGCACGTCGAAGACCAGATCGGCATCGCGCGGCAGGCCATTGCGGAAACCGAAGGAGGTGACCGAGAGCTGCAGCCCCGGAGAGCCGCCGAAGGCGAACAGCTCCGACGCCTTGCGCCTGAGGTCGGTCAGGCTGAACTCGCTGGTGTCGAGCACCACATCGGCGCGGTCGCGCAAGGGGGCGATCAGCGCCCGCTCGTCGCGGATGCCGTCTTCGACCGGGCGATCGGTTGCACTGGCAAGCGGATGCCGGCGCCTGGTCTCGGTGTAACGGCGGTAGAGCACCTCGTCGTCGCAGTCCAGAAAGACGACCGTGGCGGCAAGCCCGGGCAGGGCGGCGACCTGGCTCAGCGCCTGATCGACCGCGGCGGCATCGAAGCCGCGGGTGCGCACGTCCACGCCCACCGCCAGCGCCTCGCCCGGCGCCATGGCTTCGACCGCGGGCGCCATCAGCCGGACGGGCATGTTGTCGATCGTCTCGTAGCCCAGATCCTCCAGCGCCTTCAGCAGCGAGGTCCGGCCGGCGCCGGACAGGCCGGTGATCACCAGCAGGCGGGCGGGGCCATTCGCATCGGGTCGGGCTGCAGCGGGCCGGGCGATCGGGGTCATGTATGCCTCTGAAGCGGATCGAGCACGGCAGCCAGGGCTGCGCGCAACTTGGCCGGCGCCGAGGCCTCCACCGCCACCAGGTCGATCACCGGAACGGCGGCGCCGGCAAGCATGACGGCATCGGGCATGGGCAGGCGCTCAATCCTGTGCCCCGGCGGATGGAGGCGGACCGCCAGACGCACCGGGACGGGCGCCGACATCTCGGTGCGCAGGATGCCGACCCCGCGTACCTCGATCAAGCCGCAAAGCGCCGCAGGGGCAGAGGCGACAGGCCATGGTGCATCCGGCGTTTCTGCCGCCTGCAGCACCACGCGGTCGTCGGCGACCAGCCGCGCGCCGGCATCGATCAGCCGCAGGGCCAGATCGGATTTGCCCACGCCGCTCGGCCCGGTCAGCAGAACGCCGGCCGGGCCGATGCAGATGCAGGTGGCGTGAATGGTCTGCGGGTCCGTCGCCATGGCAAGGCTGCGCCCCTCGGTCCGGTCGCGCGCGCGCGCGCCCCGTGTTCAGGCGGCCTTGCTCGATGCGTCGTCGGTGAGCAGTGCGTAGAGCGCTTCGGCCGTGTCGGAGCCGCGAAGCTTGTCGCAGACCCGTTCATCCCGCAGCAGCCGCGACACCCGCGCCAGCGCCTTCAGATGGTCCGCCCCGGCCGATTCCGGGGCCAGCAGCAGGAAGATCAGATCGACCGGCTGGTCGTCCACGGCGTCGAAATCGATCGGGCGCTCCAGCCGGGCGAACAGGCCCTGGACCCGGTCCAACCCGCCCAGCCGGCCATGGGGAATGGCGACGCCGTTGCCGACGCCGGTCGTCCCCAGGCGCTCGCGCTCGAGCAGCGTCTCGAAGATGGTGCGTTCGTCGATGCCTGTCAGATCGGCCGCCCGTTGCGACAGATCCTGAAGAACCTGCTTCTTGCTGCTGGACTTCAGGGATGCAAAGACCCCCTCCGGACGCAGCAGATCCGCGATCTCCATGACGATCGAAACCTCTTGTGGGAAAGCCGGGGCGCCCGTGCGGCCCCGGCTTACACGTCGGATGGCCCCCTCCGGGACCGGGAGCGGCGATCCGGTGGCCGTCGGGGCCGGATGCCGCGACCGGCCCGGTACCGACGTTCCGGCGTCTCCGCCGTTCGACGTCGACCCTCAGGCCGGCTGGCGCGGATCGACCCAGCCGATATTCCCGTCCTCGCGACGGTAGACCAGATTGAGCCCGCCATGTGCCTTGTTGCGGAACAGCAGCGCGGCCTGATCCGCCAGGTCCATGCGCATCACCGCCTCTCCCACGGTCAGGGACAGGATGGCGGTGTCGGTTTCCGCAATCACCACCGGGTGGCCGTCGGCCACGTCCTCACGCTCGACCGTCTCGTCCTCCTCGGCGGCGAGAACGTAGGCGCGGGCCGGGATGGATGCAAATGAATTCTGTGCAGCATCGGCCCGCGCGTCAGTGCGGTGATGATCCCGCAGGCGCCGCTTGTAGCGCCGAAGCTGCTTTTCTGCACGGGAGAGTGCCTGATCGAAGGCGACGTAGATCTCGTCGGAGGCGCCGCTGGCCTTCATCATGACGCCGCGGCGGGCATGAACCGAAATATCGCAGCGGAACAGATGAGCATCCCGGCCGAAGGCGACATGGGCGTCGATGGCATCGTCGAAATACTTGCTGACGCCGCGGTCCAGTTCCTCGGAGACGTGGTCGCGCAGGGCGTCGCCGACGTCGATCTGCTTGCCCGTAACGGTAAGCTGCATGTTCCCTCGCCTGTCGCTTGTCCGCATCCGGCATCTGCGATGGGGCAGGGCGCGACAGAGTGCCGCGCGCCCCGCACCGGCGCATTGCCGGGGGCGGATCGTTGACGGGGCCGTCGGGCCGGCCGGCCTCCCTTCCGGCAGGTCCGCAGTGGGGGCCGATCCCTGGTGTCAGCGCCTGGCCATCTTGGCCCGGCGGCGCTGGACCGAGGATCCGATCCCCATCCCCTCCCGATACTTTGCGACAGTTCGGCGCGCGATGTCGATGCCATCCGCAGCCAGCAGCTCGACCAGCTTGTCGTCGGACAGAATCGCATCGGCGCTCTCGCCGTCGATCAGTTCCTTGATCCGGTGCCTCACCGCCTCGGCCGAGACCGATCCGGAGCCGTCGGCGGTGGCGATCGCGGCGGTGAAGAAGAACTTGAGTTCGAACAGGCCGCGGGGCGTGGCCATGTACTTGTTGGCGGTGACCCGGCTGACGGTGCTTTCATGCATGCCGATCGCATCGGCGATGTCGCGCAGGGTCAGCGGCCGCAGATGGCGGATGCCATGGGCGAAGAAGCCGTCCTGCTGACGGACCAGCTCGCTGCCCACCTTCAGGATCGTGCGGGCGCGCTGGTCCAGCGCTTTCACCAGCCAGCTTGCGGTCTGCATCCGCTCGGAAATGTATTCGCGCTCGGCCTTGGACTTCGCCTGGGCCGTGATGGTGGTCGCATAGGCGTGATCCACCAGAACCCGGGGCAGGGTCTCGGGGTTGAGCTCGATCTGCCAGCCGCCGTCGGGGCGGGGGCGGAGCAGGATGTCGGGCACTACGGTCTGCAGCGGATCCGCGCTGAAGCGCAGGCCGGGGCGCGGATCCAGGGCGCGCAGCTCGCGGATCATGTCGTCGAGGTCTTCATCGTCGACCCCGGTCACCCGCTTCAGCCGGGTCCGGTCGCCCTGGGCCAGCAGGTCGAGATTGGCGAGCAATGCCTGCATGGCCGGATCCAGGCGATCACGCTCGGCCAGCTGCAGGCCAAGACATTCGGCCAGATCCCGGGCGAAGACGCCGGTCGGGTCCAGCCCCTTCAGCCTGGTGAGCACCGTCTCGACGCGCGTGGTGTCGATCCCGATCAGCTGGGCCGCCTCGGCCGTGGTCATGGTCAAATAGCCATTTTCGTCCAGCAGGCCGGCGAGCACTATTGCGATCGCCCGTTCGATCCCTTCCGGGATCTCGACCGCGATCTGTTCCTCAAGATGGCGGGCAAGGGTGGTGGCCTCGCTGGTGCGGGCTTCAAAGCCCTCGTCGTCGCCATCGAAATTCATGTCGCCGCCGCGGCCGACCGGCCCGCCGGCATCGAAGCCGAGGCCCGGATCCAGGTCCATCTCGCGCTGGGCCGGGGTTTCCTGGGACGGTGCCGGGCCGTCGCTCTCGAACATGCCGGCGATATCGGCGTCGAGAGGGGCGTGTTCGGAATCCGGCATGACGTCGCTGCCGACCAGTTCGGTCAGCTCGGTGCGGGCTCCCGGCTCGAAAGCGGGGTCCTGGCCCCGCGGATCGTCGCCGGCATCGCCGGTCGCAAGCGCCGTCAACGGTTCGTCACGTTCTTCGGCGCGGACCAGCAGCGGGTTCTGCAGCAGCTCTTCGTCCACGAAGGCGCCGAGTTCGATATTGTTCAGCTGCAGCAGCTTGATGGCCTGCTGCAGCTGGGGCGTCATGACCAGCGCCTGGGAAAGCTTGATGTCCAGTCTCTGGCTGAGCGCCATCCGCGGGCTCCTAGAGGCTGAACCGGTCGCCGAGATAGACGCGGCGCACGTCGTCGTTGGCGACGATGTCTTCGGGGGCGCCCTCCATCAGCACGGTGCCGTCGTGCAGGATGTAGGCGCGATCGATGATGTCGAGCGTTTCGCGGACATTGTGATCGGTGATCAGCACGCCGATGCCGCGATGCTTCAGATGCGAGACCAGATCGCGGATATCGGCCACCGCGATCGGATCGATGCCGGCCAGCGGCTCGTCGAGCAGCACGAAAGCCGGGCTGGTCGCCAGCGCACGCGCAATCTCCACCCGCCGCCGCTCACCGCCCGAGAGTGCAATGGCGGGCGTCCGGCGCAGATGGCTGATCGAGAATTCGGCCAGCAGTTCGTCCAGCATGGTTTCGCGCTTGTCGCGTACCGGCTCGGCCACTTCCAGGGTCGCGCGGATGTTGTCTTCCACCGTCAGTCCCCGGAAAATCGAGGCTTCCTGCGGCAGATAGCCGATGCCCAGGCGCGCACGCCGGTACATCGGCAGGGTGGTCACGTCGTCGCCGTCGAGCAGGATCCGGCCGTAATCGGCCGAGATCAGCCCGGTGATGATGTAGAAGCAGGTGGTCTTGCCGGCACCGTTGGGGCCAAGCAGCCCCACCGCTTCCCCGCGGGCGACGTTGAGCGACACGTCGCGCAGCACGGGGCGCTTGCGGTAGTGCTTGCCCAGCGACTGGGCGACCAGCCCCGCCGGCACATCGCCGCCCGCATCCGCGCGCTCGGGCGCGTCGGCGGCAAGCCTGCCGGGTATGTCCTGATGGCCAGAGGTCAAGGGCTCGGTGTTCCTCGTCGATGATGCGGCCCTGTCGGCGGGCCGCCGCGTCACGTCTTGTCGGTCATCACTTCTTTTCAGGCACGAACAGGCCGCGCACCGGGCCCTTGCGGCCGCTTTCCAGCGTGCTGCGGCCCTTGTTCAGGTCGAGCACCAGCCGCTCGCCTTCAAGCTGGCTGCGGCCCTGGGTGAGCTTTACCGCGCCGGTCAGCGTGATCATGCCCTTGTTGACATCATAGACGCCGACATCGCCGCGGGCGCTCTCATTCGGGGTGATGATCTGCACATGACCGTCGGCCTCGATCTTCGAGATCTCGCCGGCGGCATCGGCAAGACCGCCGCCCTGCTGCCCCTCACTCTGGCCCGCCTGCGGCGGGGCCTGCTTCGCCCCCTTCGCGCCGGGCTGGGCGACATGGACCTTCAGCGTATCCGCATAAAGGGTCATGGTGCCCTGAACCGCCTTCACCTCGCCGCGAAACGTCGCCACCCGCTCGACATCCGCCCATTCAAGCGAGTCCTGGGCGGTGATTTCGATCGGCTGCGAGGTGTCGATGCTGGAGGTGCGGATGGCGCTCTGCGCCGCAGCCGGCACGGGGGCGAGCACCGGGATCACGGCGGCCGCCGATCCAAGGGCCGTCACCAGCAGGGCGAGGGCCGCACCGTGACGGCGGCCCGTGGAAAGGCTGAAGGGCATGCGCGCTCCTGACGTCATCTCTCAACACCCGGATAGCCCGTCACGCGGACAGGGCCATCGAAGGTGATGGTGTCATTTTCCCGCCGGGCGGTGAAGCCGGCGGCGTCGATGCTTCCCACCGGGCCATGCGCCACCACCGGGCTGTCGCTCCGGATGGTTCCGCTGCCCAGTTCGGCGTCCACCCGTTCGGTCGACATGGCGTAGCCTGTCTCGGCGATCACCTCGACATCGCCCTCGAGCTTCAGCCGTTCGGCGTCACGATCGAAGGCGCCCGTCTTGGCCCGGATGGCGAGCCAGGTTCCGTCCGAGGCGGTCATGTCGGCGCGGATGGTCTTGAGCGTGATCTGCGAACTGTCGACCGAGGGCTGGGTCGCCTCGTCGGCTTCCACCCGGAATGGCCGGCCGTCCGCATCCACACCCGTAAATCTGGGTTCCAGCATCCGGAGCGCATCCACATCGTCCCGGACGATCTCGGAATATCCTATACGGGCATCGCCGCCGATGCCCGACAATTGCGACCACACGAGCACCAGCACGATCAGCCCGGCGCCGACCGCGGGCAGCAGGATCCGCGCCAGCCGCACGAACCGGCTGTAGCGGCTGCGCCGGCGCGGGGCCCGGGGGCCCGTCGGCAAGGGGGGCATTCTGGGCGTCTCGGCCATGGTCGGCTCGTCTAACTCCGGGCGGGACAGGATGGGGAGAGATAAGGGCTGGGGCGCCGTTCGGTCCATACCGACCTTCAGGCCACACCGGCCCTCAGGCAGTCGTGGACGTGGAGGATACCCACGGGCCGGCCGTCGTCATCCACCGCAAACAGGGCGGTGATCTTGTAGGCATTCATTATCGCCAGCGCCTCGGCGGCCAGGGCGCGGGCGCGGATGGTCTTGGGCGCGGCCGTCATCACCTCCGACACCTTGCGGGCGGCGAGATCGGGGCCCATGTGCCGGCGCAGGTCGCCATCGGTCACGATGCCGGCAAGCCGGCCGGCATCGTCCGTCACGCCGACGCAGCCGAAGCTTCTGGCGCTGATTTCGATCAGCGCCTCGGCCATCGGGCGGTCCGGGGTGATCAGCGGCAGGTCCTGGGGGCCGTGCATGATGTCGGCCACCTTCACCAGTCGCGCACCCAGCTTGCCGCCCGGGTGAAAGACGCGGAAATCCTCGGCGGTGAAGCCGCGCCGGTCGAGCAGTGCCATCGCGATCGCATCCCCCAGCGCCAGCGTCATGGTGGTTGACGTGGTGGGGGCAAGCTGCAGCGGGCAGGCCTCCGGTGCCGGCGGCAGGATCAGCGCCACATCGGCGGCCTCGGCCAGCGGGCTGGCGCTGCGGGCGGTGATGCCCACCAGCGGGATGCCGAAGCGCCGGCTGTGGGCCAGAATATCCGACAGCTCCGGCGTCGCCCCGGAATTGGACAGGGCCAGAATGGCATCCTGGCGGGTGATCATGCCGAGGTCGCCATGGCTCGCCTCGGCCGGGTGCACGAACTGGGCGGGTGTGCCGGTGGAGGCGAGCGTGGCGGCGATTTTGGCGCCGACATGGCCGCTCTTGCCCATGCCGGTGACGATCACCCGGCCCTTCGTGGCGTAGAGCAGGTTCACCGCGCGCGCGAAATCGGGCCCCAGCCCGGCGCGCAGGGCTTCGAGCCCGGCGATCTCGAGCGCGAGCGCCTGTTCGGCCGCGGCAAGGGCGCGGCCGTCATCGGCGGCGGTGCGGGGGGCGGTCTCGGCGGTCATCGGCACGGTGTCCCGTGGTCGTGTGCGGGGGGCATGTGCGGCAGAGGGCGGCACATGCGGATCAATATGGTTGGCCCGCCTGCCGCGTGAAAGGGCAGTTGCGGCCGCATGTTCCGCCGGGCGGAATGGGCGGCGGGCCTGGCCGGTCAATGGGCGAAGATGTCGGGTTCTTCCCAGCCCAGCAGATCCAGCCTCGCGCGGGCCGGCAGGAAATCGAAGCAGGCGCGGGCCAGATCGGTGCGGCCCTCGCGCGCGAGCATTTCATCGAGCACGCGCTTCACCGCATGCAGATGCAGCACATCGCCGGCGGCATAGCTCTGCTGTTCGGGGGTCAGCTGATCCGCACCCCAGTCGGAAGACTGCTGCTGCTTGGAGATCTCGACGCCGATCGTCTCGCGCAGCAGGTCGCGCAGGCCGTGCCGGTCGGTATAGGTCCGGATCAGCTTGGATGCGATCTTGGTGCAGTAGACCGGCCGGCAGTCGATGCCGAGCCGTTCATGCAGCACCGCCAGATCGAACCGGGCGAAGTGAAAGATCTTAAGGACGTCCGGATCTTCCAGCAGGGCGGCCAGCCGCGGCGCCGTGGTCTGGCCGCGGGCGATGCGCACCAGATGAGCGTCGCCGTCGCCGGCTGAAATCTGCACCAGGCACAGCCGGTCCCGATGCGGCTTCAACCCCATGGTTTCGGTGTCGATGGCGATCGATGCCGGCCGGCCGAAATCCTCGGGCAGGTCGCCTTCGTACAGGTGAATGGTCATCCGGCCGCGCCTCCGCTGTCGTCACGGCAGACCCACTGCCTGCCGAGGCAAGGTTTTAGCGCAAGCCGATCCCCCCCGCCAAGTGGGGATGGCCGCTGCCGGACGTCATCCGATCGTCATCAAGCCGCGGCCGGATCATGACTTTCCGTCGCATCGGGCGGCTCCGGCGTTGCGTCGCGGCACCCGCCGGATTATGTGTAGCCCCAGGTTTGCGCGACCGGCGGTGCCGGACCAGGAGAGGGAGACTTTGATCGCCATGAAGGATCGGCTCGTCACGGTATTCGGCGGCTCGGGCTTCCTCGGCCGCTATGTCGTCGCGCGGCTTGCCCGCACCGGCGTGCGGATCAGGGTGGCGGTGCGTGATGCGGACCGGGCCCTGTTCCTGAAGCCTGCGGGTGATGTCGGCCAGATCGCGATCATGTCGTGCGACGTGACCGACGCAGCCCAGGTGCGGGCGGCGCTCACCGACGCTTCGGCGGCGATCAATCTGACCGGGATCCTGGCCGAAGGCTGGGGCGCCACCTTCGACGGCGTCCATGTCCAGGGCGCCGGCAACATCGCGAAGGCTGCGGCTGACGCCGGACTTAGGGCCCTGGTCCATGTCTCGGCGATCGGCGCCGATCCGGAAAGCAGCTCGGCCTATGGGCGGACCAAGGCCGCCGGCGAG harbors:
- a CDS encoding sensor histidine kinase, which codes for MDPIVVAAVMTALSAGLAVYAIRLRARGRAIAERLQSIERELAAERRAHEAAAVAAETASARADAATALLDALPLPVWWRDISGAIDGHNAAFDAFQLGDDGHERPEFANRALIAQARALARTARDRGLPMRERRAVVTDGVRRVYEILEIPPGTDRPAVGLALDATALAEAEAAMERVEAGYIEAFESVTSGIAVFGADMRLTFWNGAFARLWHLDAAFLDQRPREGELLERLRESRRLPEVVNFPAWKRDRLALYTSLFAPMEELVHLPDGRTLHVIIAPHRQGGLVHIYEDVSDRLALERSYNTLIAVQRATIDALAEGLAVFRSDGRLGLANQTFARLLEARPDQVSIETPLGQLLDAARPLATRADDLELVRQVVDEALVERRRGEMTLELAGDRFFSIAATPLPDGAALVSLADVTDTIRVERALRDKAAALAEADRLKSEFVAHVSYELRTPLNSVIGFAQLLASEMAGPLNLRQRGYAEDIVHASEHLLVLINDMIDLASIDAGDVTLNRRPVDVCQLLRSVADLARQRAKAASVSIDLDCPPECGTIDADGLRLRQALYNLLGNALRFTPVDTRVLMAAEARPADPAAGLPSVVAITISDQGPGIPEDEREQVFERFWRRRRGERKAGVGLGLPLARSLIELHGGRIRIDDAPGGGARITCFLPVQAPPAALPSTGQQTEIPA
- the ahcY gene encoding adenosylhomocysteinase, which translates into the protein MTTFTDYKVKDIALAEWGRKEISLAETEMPGLMALRDEYGASKPLAGARIAGCLHMTIQTAVLIETLIALGAEVRWSSCNIFSTQDQAAAGIAAAGIPVFAWKGETEEEYEWCVEQTIKGPDGWTPNMILDDGGDLTLIMHQKYPELMNEVRGISEETTTGVLRLYEMAKTGKLACPAINVNDSVTKSKFDNLYGCRESLIDGIKRATDVMLAGKVAVVAGYGDVGKGSAEALRGQGARVLVTEIDPICALQAAMDGYQVTTMDEAAPQGDIFVTATGNVDIITLDHMREMKDRAIVCNIGHFDSEIQVSALHNYEWNEIKPQVDEITLPGGKRLILLAKGRLVNLGCATGHPSFVMSASFTNQVLAQIELWNNAQAYERKVYTLPKHLDEKVAALHLDKLGVKLTRLSDKQAQYIGVPAEGPFKPEYYRY
- a CDS encoding HPr family phosphocarrier protein; amino-acid sequence: MSQSAAPSGDRLKRTVEIINRRGLHARAAAKFVKTADSFSAEIEVTRCGQTVSGRSIMGLMMLAASPGCTIDIEAAGADAPQAMDALVMLIGNRFDEDE
- a CDS encoding PTS sugar transporter subunit IIA, whose product is MIGLVLVTHGRLADEFVAATEHVVGPQKAMKAICIGPDDDMEKRRQDIIDAVAAVDGGDGVIVLTDMFGGTPSNLAISILDRAHVEVIAGVNLPMLIKLASVRETEPLAKAVASAQDAGRKYINVASTLLAGDGR
- the rapZ gene encoding RNase adapter RapZ encodes the protein MTPIARPAAARPDANGPARLLVITGLSGAGRTSLLKALEDLGYETIDNMPVRLMAPAVEAMAPGEALAVGVDVRTRGFDAAAVDQALSQVAALPGLAATVVFLDCDDEVLYRRYTETRRRHPLASATDRPVEDGIRDERALIAPLRDRADVVLDTSEFSLTDLRRKASELFAFGGSPGLQLSVTSFGFRNGLPRDADLVFDVRFLANPHYDPLLRPLTGLDPSVGAHVAADPLFAPFFDRMLDLIRLLLPAYAREGKSYLTVAVGCTGGKHRSVFVTERLAEELRQDGWRVTVRHRDMPDADLARTGSPAAKPV
- a CDS encoding HPr kinase/phosphorylase, which encodes MATDPQTIHATCICIGPAGVLLTGPSGVGKSDLALRLIDAGARLVADDRVVLQAAETPDAPWPVASAPAALCGLIEVRGVGILRTEMSAPVPVRLAVRLHPPGHRIERLPMPDAVMLAGAAVPVIDLVAVEASAPAKLRAALAAVLDPLQRHT
- the ptsN gene encoding PTS IIA-like nitrogen regulatory protein PtsN, producing the protein MEIADLLRPEGVFASLKSSSKKQVLQDLSQRAADLTGIDERTIFETLLERERLGTTGVGNGVAIPHGRLGGLDRVQGLFARLERPIDFDAVDDQPVDLIFLLLAPESAGADHLKALARVSRLLRDERVCDKLRGSDTAEALYALLTDDASSKAA
- the hpf gene encoding ribosome hibernation-promoting factor, HPF/YfiA family, with product MQLTVTGKQIDVGDALRDHVSEELDRGVSKYFDDAIDAHVAFGRDAHLFRCDISVHARRGVMMKASGASDEIYVAFDQALSRAEKQLRRYKRRLRDHHRTDARADAAQNSFASIPARAYVLAAEEDETVEREDVADGHPVVIAETDTAILSLTVGEAVMRMDLADQAALLFRNKAHGGLNLVYRREDGNIGWVDPRQPA